In Canis lupus dingo isolate Sandy chromosome 1, ASM325472v2, whole genome shotgun sequence, a single genomic region encodes these proteins:
- the NHSL1 gene encoding NHS-like protein 1 isoform X6, giving the protein MFCLKAVSNLDEESRWTVHYTAPWHQQENVFLPTTRPPCVEDLHRQAKLNLKSVLRECDKLRRDGYRSSQYYSQGPTFAANASPLCDDYQDEDEETDQKCSVSSSEEERLISIRRPKTPTSSDFSDLNTQTNWTKSLPLPTPEEKMRQQAQTVQADVVAINITGENFDRQASLRRSLIYTDTLVRRPKKVKRRKTITGVPDNIQKELASVTGQDDGGGHSLYTPDHCSTLGRLDSYCSAGQRSETRDSSCQTEEVKVVPPSMRRIRAQKGQGIAAQMSHFSGSSGNMSVLSDSAGIVFPSRLNNDAGFHSLPRSGARVSVQSLESRLGALSPAEDLDGTYPYQSGHPQVDENSGHLGGASRTGMLLRPKSQELRHFENVISPACVVSPHATYSTSIIPNATLSSSSEIIIIHTAQSSGQLDSKITSSSSYSKIKSRDHLLSRHTSKDDHQSPSGNWTEGHPSILSQALDPHTSSATMLLSLCDSVVSLNTSANRENGSQAMSYNCKNNLSSPAHAQDVDGKSESSYSGGTGPSSSEPWEYSAPGNGQACPLKAHLTTPGYSTPGSNVSSCSLDQTSTKDDARSLYSEEHDGYYTSVHPDPGQGSGNQYNSDGFGNPRHSVVNVFDGRAQKNQGDRSHYHDKSLSRNISLKKAKKPPLPPSRTDSLRRIPKKGVQSNGQALNESLIASLQHSLQLNLPGKGGSSPSQSPCSDFEEPWLPRSRSQSTVSAGSSMTSATTPNVYSLCGATPSQSDTSSVKSEYTDPWGYYIDYTGMQEDPGPPGGGCSASSGAPAGNGPVHHVQEGSRTQVPGGSVKPKITSPEKSHRVTSPSSGYSSQSNTPTALTPVPVFLKSVSPANGKGKTKPKVPERKSSLICSVSISSSSTSLSSNTSTEGSGTMKKLDSVLASPTAGASLLSLPSPCPADKSPLLPPPPPLVDSPDGSLPQSPLFPPPPPEVLTPFSAPASGCLPPSPRALSPLTLGASASLPLPPAALLSSAPPPAPPLDPTLMKDARPSFKKPGQPECSREGFRQPCNKEEGGRPPMPLITTETLQMVQLRPVKKNSGTEQALLYEQVSQEKLTPVVPQYHLKPSAFLKSRNSINEMESESQPASVTSSPPPPAKSSSQGHRDGAAEHGPPSRSPGGAREAEAGPGARPAPLQEPPGPSPSRKPPPISKKPKLFLVVPPPQRDLTAEPAEPASGASPGPRRGEAAESGRASAGPDEPGSGSAVLGGGAAGAAGSAAPAPGGVKADVPMVQPDVQPAPKQEEPGAGTSADGAGDVESRLPLQDGRPGLPEPDAAGSSSEACDFPREEGSDEVMTPSRPRTTEDLFAAIHRSKRKVLGRKDSDDDHSRNHSPSPPVTPTGAAPSLASPKQVGSIQRSVRKSSTSSDNFKALLLKKGSRSDTSARMSAAEMLKNTDPRFQRSRSEPSPDTPESPSSCSPSKNRRAQEEWAKNEGLMPRSLSFSGPRYGRSRTPPSAASSRYSMRNRIQSSPMTVISEGEGEAMEPVDSRAHGALGTARGCSMNGLGGEPTTPLQAQGPGPADGIVSAEGTHGTEQRGGPQREES; this is encoded by the exons tgttctgtttcttcatcagAAGAAGAAAGACTTATTTCCATCAGGAGACCTAAAACGCCAACCTCAAGTGACTTCTCTGACCTTAATACTCAAACAAACTGGACCAAGTCACTTCCTTTGCCAACACCAGAAGAGAAGATGCGACAGCAAGCCCAGACAGTCCAGGCTGATGTGGTTGCCATTAACATAACTG GGGAGAATTTCGATCGCCAGGCCAGTCTTCGGCGGTCTCTAATTTACACAGACACTCTGGTAAGACGACCGAAGAAAGTCAAAAGGAGAAAGACTATTACAGGAGTCCCTGACAACATACAGAAGGAGCTAG CATCAGTCACTGGCCAAGATGATGGTGGTGGTCACTCGTTGTACACCCCAGACCACTGCTCCACACTGGGAAGGCTTGATAGCTATTGCTCTGCTGGGCAGCGCTCAGAAACCAGGGACTCCAGCTGTCAGACTGAGGAAGTGAAAGTTGTACCCCCTTCAATGAGAAGAATCAGGGCACAGAAGGGGCAAGGCATTGCTGCCCAGATGAGCCACTTCTCAGGCTCCTCCGGGAACATGTCTGTGTTGAGTGATTCTGCAGGTATTGTGTTCCCTTCTCGCCTCAACAATGATGCTGGCTTCCACAGTCTCCCACGTTCTGGAGCGAGGGTGAGTGTTCAGTCCCTCGAGTCACGATTGGGTGCCCTGAGCCCTGCAGAAGACCTGGATGGCACTTATCCCTACCAGAGTGGTCACCCACAAGTAGATGAAAATTCAGGACATTTGGGAGGTGCCTCAAGGACTGGAATGCTTTTGAGACCCAAGTCCCAGGAGCTGAGGCATTTTGAGAATGTGATCAGCCCAGCGTGTGTGGTCTCTCCTCATGCCACTTACTCCACCAGCATCATCCCAAATGCCACACTCTCTTCCTCTTCagagattattattattcacaCTGCTCAGAGTTCAGGACAGCTGGACAGTAAAATCACCAGCTCCTCTTCATACTCAAAGATAAAATCTAGAGACCACCTCCTCTCCAGGCATACTAGTAAAGATGATCATCAGTCTCCCAGTGGCAACTGGACAGAGGGTCACCCCAGCATTCTTTCACAGGCCCTAGATCCCCACACCTCCAGTGCAACCATGCTATTGTCCCTCTGTGATTCAGTGGTTTCTCTAAATACTTCAGCAAATCGGGAGAATGGGTCCCAAGCCATGAGCTATAACTGTAAAAACAACCTGAGTTCTCCGGCCCACGCCCAGGATGTGGATGGCAAGAGTGAGTCCAGTTATTCAGGAGGCACGGGGCCCAGCAGCTCGGAGCCCTGGGAATATAGTGCCCCCGGTAACGGGCAAGCATGCCCACTGAAGGCTCATTTGACAACGCCTGGTTACTCCACTCCCGGAAGTAATGTGAGCAGCTGCAGCTTGGACCAAACATCCACCAAAGATGATGCCAGATCCCTGTATTCAGAGGAGCATGATGGCTACTACACATCTGTGCACCCCGATCCGGGACAGGGATCTGGAAACCAGTACAATAGTGATGGCTTTGGGAACCCCAGGCACAGTGTGGTCAATGTTTTTGATGGAAGAGCTCAGAAAAACCAAGGGGACCGGTCACATTACCATGACAAGTCCCTTTCTCGAAACATCTCTTTGAAGAAAGCGAAGAAGCCTCCTCTGCCACCCTCTCGGACTGACTCCCTGCGCAGGATTCCCAAGAAGGGTGTCCAGTCCAATGGGCAGGCGCTGAACGAGAGCCTGATCGCCTCGCTGCAGCACTCGCTGCAGCTGAACCTCCCGGGCAAGGGCGGCAGCTCGCCCTCCCAGAGCCCCTGCAGCGACTTTGAAGAGCCCTGGCTGCCTCGCTCCCGCAGCCAGAGCACGGTGAGTGCGGGCAGCAGCATGACCTCGGCCACCACCCCCAACGTCTACTCCCTGTGCGGGGCCACGCCGTCGCAGAGTGACACGAGCAGCGTCAAGTCTGAGTACACAGACCCTTGGGGTTACTACATTGACTACACAGGCATGCAGGAAGACCCCGGGCCCCCTGGCGGGGGCTGCTCAGCCAGCAGTGGGGCGCCGGCTGGAAATGGGCCAGTCCACCACGTCCAGGAGGGATCCAGGACCCaagtgcctggtggctcagtcaaaccAAAGATCACGTCGCCAGAGAAGTCCCACAGAGTCACTTCTCCATCCAGTGGCTATTCCAGCCAGTCGAATACACCCACAGCACTCACCCCTGtgcctgtgtttttaaaatcagtgtcaCCAGCAAATGGGAAGGGGAAGACCAAGCCCAAGGTGCCAGAAAGGAAGTCCTCTCTGATATGTTCAGTATCCATCTCCTCATCGTCCACGTCTCTGTCTTCCAATACTTCCACGGAAGGAAGCGGGACAATGAAGAAGCTGGACTCGGTGCTGGCCTCCCCCACTGCGGgtgcttctctcctttctctcccctcaccGTGTCCTGCTGACAAGTCTCCtttgcttcctcctcccccacctttaGTAGATTCCCCTGACggctctctgcctcagtctcccctcttcccccctccaCCACCGGAAGTTCTCACTCCCTTCTCTGCCCCTGCCAGCGggtgcctccctccttcccccagggcACTCAGCCCCCTTACTCTGGGTGCATCTGCTTCCCTGCCACTGCCCCCCGCTGCCCTGCTCTCCTCAGCTCCCCCGCCTGCCCCACCCCTGGACCCTACATTGATGAAAGATGCCAGGCCTTCTTTCAAAAAACCTGGCCAGCCCGAGTGCTCCCGGGAGGGCTTCCGGCAGCCTTGTAACAAGGAGGAAGGCGGTAGGCCCCCCATGCCCCTGATAACCACTGAAACGTTGCAGATGGTACAGTTGAGGCCCGTGAAAAAGAACTCAGGAACCGAGCAAGCACTGTTATATGAACAAGTATCTCAGGAAAAACTAACTCCGGTCGTTCCCCAGTATCATTTAAAGCCATCTGCTTTCTTGAAATCCCGAAATAGcataaatgaaatggagagtGAAAGCCAGCCTGCCTCTGTGACAAGCTCGCCGCCGCCTCCTGCCAAGAGCTCGAGTCAGGGTCACCGGGACGGTGCAGCCGAGCATGGTCCCCCGAGCCGCAGCCCGGGCGGTgccagggaggcagaggctgggcccggcgcccggcccgccccgctcCAGGAGCCCCCCGGCCCTTCACCCAGCAGGAAGCCACCCCCCATTTCCAAGAAGCCCAAACTGTTTCTCGTGGTGCCACCTCCGCAGAGAGATCTCACAGCGGAGCCCGCGGAGCCCGCGAGCGGAGCATCACCCGGCCCCAGGCGGGGCGAGGCAGCCGAGAGTGGTAGAGCCAGCGCTGGTCCTGATGAGCCGGGCTCTGGCAGCGCCGTGCTCGGGGGAGGAGCCGCAGGAGCCGCAGGatccgcggccccggccccgggtgGAGTGAAAGCCGACGTCCCCATGGTGCAGCCCGACGTGCAGCCAGCCCCCAAGCAGGAGGAGCCAGGTGCCGGGACCAGTGCCGACGGCGCAGGCGACGTGGAGAGCCGCCTGCCTCTCCAGGACGGACGGC CTGGGCTGCCAGAGCCTGACGCAGCCGGCTCTTCCTCGGAGGCCTGTGACTTCCCCAGGGAAGAAGGGAGTGATGAGGTGATGACCCCCAGTAGACCCCGGACCACAGAAGACCTTTTTGCAGCTATTCACAG ATCCAAGAGGAAAGTCCTGGGCCGGAAGGATTCAGATGACGATCACTCCCGAAATCATTCTCCCTCCCCTCCGGTGACGCCCACCGGTGCGGCCCCCAGCCTGGCTTCCCCCAAGCAAGTGGGGTCAATTCAGAGAAGTGTCCGGAAGAGCAGCACCAGCAGTGACAACTTCAAAGCTCTGCTGCTAAAAAAGGGGAGCCGCTCGGACACCAGCGCCCGCATGTCTGCAGCTGAGATGCTAAAGAACACAGACCCTAGATTCCAGAGGTCAAGGTCAGAGCCTTCGCCAGATACTCCCGAGAGCCCGTCAAGCTGCTCCCCCAGCAAGAACAGAAGGGCCCAGGAGGAGTGGGCCAAGAACGAAGGCCTGATGCCTCGGAGTCTGTCCTTCTCTGGCCCCCGGTACGGGCGCAGTCGAACTCCACCTTCTGCAGCCAGCAGCAGGTACAGCATGCGGAACCGAATCCAGAGCAGTCCCATGACTGTCATCTCAGAAGGCGAAGGGGAGGCCATGGAGCCTGTAGATAGCCGGGCTCACGGGGCCCTGGGCACCGCCAGGGGGTGTTCCATGAATGGACTAGGTGGGGAGCCCACCACCCCCCTGCAGGCACAGGGTCCTGGCCCTGCTGATGGGATAGTCAGCGCAGAGGGCACACATGGAACAGAACAACGTGGAGGTCCTCAGAGGGAAGAGAGCTAG